One genomic segment of Brachionichthys hirsutus isolate HB-005 chromosome 13, CSIRO-AGI_Bhir_v1, whole genome shotgun sequence includes these proteins:
- the LOC137902797 gene encoding phosphatidylinositol 4-phosphate 5-kinase type-1 alpha-like, whose protein sequence is MATAAEDPPGLGSSGNSPGSRKNPIEGPGTTMTPNMKKTIGHRGIDPTGETTYKKTTSSALKGAIQLAITYTVGSLSHKPERDVLLQDFEVVESIFFPSEGSNLTPAHHYGDFRFKTYAPMAFRYFREMFGIRPDDYMYSLCNESLIELSNSGASGSLFYLSSDDEFIIKTVQHKEAEFLQKLLPGYFMNLNQNKRTLLPKFYGLYCVQAAGKNIRIAVMNNLLPSSVRMHLKYDLKGSTYKRRASAKERDKAVPTYKDLDFMQDLNEGLLMDGDKYNAVCKTMHRDCLLLQSFKIMDYSLLVGIHNLDQACRERVGEEAAAGAADQRRPQGQKSLYSTAIEAIQAEAGGRGSGDTDDKTGGIPARSTKGERLLVYLGIIDILQSYRFVKRLEHSWKSLVHDGDSVSVHRPSFYAERFEKFMCNVVFRRVAMKNSPLKKRRAVTHGPLKKPAASGASLPAQAGSSNQQHSLQQQVSSESKGEPEGDRVLQSGRPDLLPKTFPLSHAAGDTSGSADAIPSSAKPASAPAGQLPPQEDTSRSAGAESNDTSSKDQEHSATKRDPLRILEEGVVLNL, encoded by the exons ATGGCCACAGCTGCGGAGGATCCTCCGGGGCTGGGCTCCTCTGGCA ATTCTCCTGGGTCTCGAAAAAATCCCATCGAG GGTCCCGGCACCACCATGACGCCAAACATGAAAAAGACCATCGGCCATCGAGGGATCGACCCCACCGGGGAGACGACGTACAAGAAG ACGACATCGTCCGCTCTGAAAGGCGCTATCCAGTTGGCCATCACGTACACGGTGGGCAGCTTGAGCCACAAGCCGGAGAGggatgtgctgctgcaggacttTGAGGTGGTGGAAAGCATCTTCTTTCCCAG CGAGGGCAGCAACCTGACGCCAGCTCACCACTATGGAGACTTCAGGTTCAAGACTTATGCCCCGATGGCCTTTCGCTACTTCAGGGAGATGTTTGGAATCCGGCCCGATGACTACATG TACTCGCTGTGTAACGAGAGCCTGATCGAGCTCTCGAACTCCGGGGCCAGTGGGTCCCTCTTCTACCTCTCCAGTGACGACGAGTTCATCATTAAAACGGTGCAGCACAAAGAGGCCGAGTTTCTGCAGAAGCTGCTTCCGGGGTACTTCATG aaccTGAACCAGAACAAGCGGACCTTATTACCAAAGTTTTATGGACTCTACTGCGTCCAGGCGGCGGGTAAGAACATCCGCATTGCGGTGATGAACAATCTGCTCCCGAGCTCTGTGCGGATGCATCTCAAGTATGATCTAAAGGGCTCCACATACAAGCGGCGGGCCTCGGCTAAAGAGAGAGACAAGGCTGTGCCCACATACAAGGACCTGGATTTCATGCAGGACTTGAATGAGGGGCTCTTAATGGATGGCGACAAGTACAATGCTGTCTGCAAAACCATGCACAGAGACTGTCTG CTTCTGCAAAGTTTTAAAATAATGGATTACAGCCTCCTGGTGGGAATCCACAATCTGGATCAGGCTTGTCGGGAGCGGGTCGGCGAAGAGGCGGCGGCAGGAGCTGCAGACCAAAGGAGGCCGCAAGGACAGAAGTCCTTGTACAGCACGGCTATAGAAGCGATCCAGGCCGAGGCGGGGGGCCGGGGGTCAGGGGACACGGATGACAA GACCGGCGGCATCCCAGCTCGAAGCACGAAAGGAGAGCGGCTCCTGGTGTATTTGGGCATCATAGACATCTTGCAGTCATATAG ATTCGTGAAGAGGCTTGAACACTCGTGGAAGTCGCTGGTTCACGACGGT GATAGCGTGTCGGTGCACAGACCGAGTTTCTACGCAGAACGATTTGAGAAGTTCATGTGCAACGTGGTCTTCAGGAGGGTCGCTA TGAAGAACTCCCCGTTGAAGAAACGCCGCGCCGTGACGCACGGCCCTTTGAAGAAGCCGGCCGCCTCTGGCGCTTCTCTGCCGGCCCAGGCTGGAAGCAGCAACCAGCAGCATTCGCTTCAACAACAAGTCAGCTCTGAAAGCAAAGGAGAACCTGAAGGCGACCGCG TCCTGCAGTCGGGTCGTCCCGATCTCCTTCCAAAGACCTTCCCCCTCAGCCATGCTGCTGGCGACACTTCTGGATCCGCCGACGCCATCCCCTCCTCGGCCAAACCTGCATCTGCTCCCGCAGGTCAGCTTCCGCCTCAGGAGGACACCAGTCGCTCTGCAGGAGCGGAATCAAATGACACGTCCAGCAAAGACCAGGAGCACAGCGCCACCAAGAG